In one Musa acuminata AAA Group cultivar baxijiao chromosome BXJ2-5, Cavendish_Baxijiao_AAA, whole genome shotgun sequence genomic region, the following are encoded:
- the LOC135612578 gene encoding vacuolar protein sorting-associated protein 29-like, whose translation MVLVLAIGDLHIPHRAPDLPAKFKSMLVPGKIQHILCTGNLCIKEVHDYLKSLSPDLHITRGEYDEDVRYPENKTLMIGQFKLGLCHGHQIVPWGDLDSLAMLQRQLDVDILVTGHTHQFKAYKHEGGVVINPGSATGAYSSITYDVNPSFVLMDIDGLRVVVYVYELIDGEVKVDKIDFKKTATTQSAH comes from the exons ATGGTGCTCGTTCTAGCCATTGGTGATCTCCACATCCCTCACCGGGCGCCCGATTTGCCTGCCAAATTTAAGTCCATGCTTGTGCCTGGGAAAATTCAGCACATCTTGTGTACTGGAAATCTTTGCATTAAG GAAGTTCATGATTACTTGAAAAGCTTAAGTCCTGACCTGCATATTACTCGAGGTGAATATGATGAAGATGTTCGTTATCCAGAAAACAAGACTCTTATGATTGGTCAGTTCAAGCTTGGGCTTTGTCATGGTCATCAG ATCGTCCCGTGGGGTGACTTGGACTCGTTAGCCATGCTTCAGAGACAACTGGATGTAGATATCCTTGTGACTGGACACACTCATCAGTTCAAGGCCTACAAGCATGAGGGAGGTGTCGTCATAAACCCTGGCTCAGCAACTGGTGCATATAGCAGCATAACTTATGATGTCAACCCCAGTTTCGTGCTAATGGACATTGATGGCCTTCGTGTTGTGGTTTATGTTTATGAGCTTATCGATGGAGAGGTGAAGGTTGACAAGATCGACTTCAAGAAGACTGCAACTACTCAATCTGCTCACTGA